The stretch of DNA CAAAGAACCACAAATTATTTCACATAAACTGACAATGCCATAGCAGGGTTTATACCAGGGGTACACAATTTCGGCCCTGTAGGACTGGTCAGCCTTCTGGTTTCTGAACAGCTCTATAAAATATGCTAGTTCATTCCTCTACAGTAAAATCTTTACATTTCCAGACTTTGGCTGTAGCTGTtgcttatacaaatgtcagatcaagatgTGATTGagcaaataaaataactgaGCAAATATTGGCACAACCTGAAACGGGTCAGAGTCCTTGCACACCCTGGTTTATGCATTTCATATCATCGGCACAAAAAATACAACAATTTTAATTAAACAGGATCTTAACACGACTTGGAAttaatacaaaacaacaaaaactataGGCCTAGGCATGGATCAAAATGAAAATTATAACTGGTCAATATTAGCAAAAAAACCCTCATACCACCATTCGAAGATGATAAAGTCTTACAGTACCATAACATACTTATATTTTGCCTGTAATGGACATATTTATTAGTAGCTCCACAGGAAATAATATACTTCCCCTCAATGAACAGCTTAGTGGTAACCAGAATAGTCTACAATATACTTTGTAGAAGCATGACCTCTGCTGGTGTGGAAGTGACATTTATAAATGGGCCTGTGTTTGACCTCTACAAACTCTATTCTAACAGTGCACTGTACTGCTCCTaggccagggctgcccaaccctgtctaTGTGCATGCTGGACTGAATTATATCAGTTAaggctatatattttttgcaagtggaaactgaatgaaattaaatgcagtCACTGCTGCCAAGGAGGGTTGAAAGATTTTGGTATTGTTCATGAAATTCACAATTtgtcattattcattcattgtcTGAAACTGTGTGGTGAATTTTGGCATCTGTATTCAAAACCATTTTGGATGTTTTGAACATCCCATGTCAGCCTCTTTTGAGTGACTTCGGAGTATGATATGAATTTTAGTCACAGCAAAATCCATGGTAGATTGTAAAGAAGAAGTCCTTGTAGCGTGTTCACTGAAGTTacatacagtcactgagcactttattaggtactcaTTAGACTTTTAGACATTtattatttgtcttctgctgctgtagtctatccacttagaggtttggcacGTTGTGTGTAGGCTACTTATAAAACACTACTTTTAAGGACAGTTGGAAAATGAGGCCAATGCAACAAACGTACAAGACAAGAAGCAAAGAGTATTGATTTTATTGGTTAAGTTCTCGCCTTTATTGTTATGCAGgaatataaaatcaataaaaatatcatattgactaatttcaagccatatttaatttaatgacacattgttgagagagagagaaagagagagagtagtgCTGATCTGAAACCTGAGAGAGCAGTGCTGATCTGAAACCTGAGAGAGCAGTGCTGATCTGAATCCTGAGAGATCAGGGCTGATCTGAGACCCGAGACAGCAGTGCTGATCTGAATCCTGAGAGATCAGTGCTGATCTGAGACCTGAGAGAGCAGTGCTGATCTGAGATGTGAGAGATCAGTGCTGATCTGAGACCTGAGAGAGCAGTGCTGATCTGAAACCTGAGCGAGCAGTGCTGATCTGAATCCTGAGAGATCAGGGCTGATCTGAGACCCGAGACAGCAGTGCTGATCTGAATCCTGAGAGATCAGTGCTGATCTGAGACCCGAGACAGCAGTGCTGATCTGAATCCTGAGAGATCAGTGCTGATCTGAGACCTGAGAGAGCAGTGCTGATCTGAGATGTGAGAGATCAGTGCTGATCTGAGACCTGAGAGAGCAGTGCTGATCTGAATCCTGAGAGATCAGGGCTGATCTGAGACCCGAGACAGCAGTGCTGATCTGAATCCTGAGAGATCAGTGCTGATCTGAGACCTGAGAGAGCAGTGCTGATCTGAAACTGAGCTGACCAGATCTTGTTTTACATACATGAGTCAGATGAGCCTCTCAGATAAACATGATTAAGGAACTTCACTCTGCCAGACCGATCGAAGTTCCTTAAGTACCTCTTTTCTATACTTCCTACGAAATGGAAAGTAATACTGGTTTAATATAGTGATCAAAGGTTCAGAGGATGCAAACACCCTCTTAAAAGAGTTTGAGATGAACAGAGGGAGTGAGATGCATATTGCTATTGGTCAGTCGATGAAGGTAGCCCCTCTGGATGCTCGAATCTCAtctgagaaagaaaaaataaaaatgttcaaatgaacCACTGgaacataattaattaatttccaatgAATCATCAATGACTTGAATAAAATCCATTAGGAATGATTCAGTTACTGACTGCTTTCTTCAGAGCTAGTGTAAGCACATAGAACTGCACAGATAACTAAGTAACAGCAGATATTTCAGTATTTAAGGGCAAGGGGAATGTTTAGAAAACAATGCAATAATAGTAAACCCACTTTTGATGATTTGTAAGGGTTTTCTGGCAAAGGCCTGAATGATCCTCGATTTGGTGCATTGGGAAAGATCTGGTGGTCATCCAGGTCGTACCGTCCAGCTCTCCCAGACAATCCTGTCGACTCTGGATCTCTGTTGATCAAGTCTGAAAGCAACAAACGATACTGTGTCAAACATGCCTGTCCTTACTGATTGCACAGACTGACATTCAAAATGGTCAACTCTGTAAGCTGTTTCttaaaacatttgaatttgacCCTATGGAAATACATAATGGGTATGGGCAAGTATAACGAAGGTAGTATAGATGATCGAACATGATGATTATATGATGATTAAACATGCCTCtctatgaatattcatgaataacTACATCAGAAACTGAAACATCCTAAGAAAACTACAGGATGGAGGAGGTTACCATAACAGAAAATCTGTGCCAATAGTCAATTAAGtaaataatcatttatttttttacatacaatatGGGGAGTGAGGAACATTAACAATCAAGTAATTATTAATAACTGAAAAATATGACTGACCTGTGTTTGAAAAGTTGAAAAAGTCTTCATTAGGAAACATAAACCTTCTATTATGTAAATTGCTGCTGAACCTGAAAGACAAACCAAACATTTATCAAAATGTTATTAATTGTGTGCTATGTAGAATGTATAGTGTTGTCAGCATCACATCAAAGAGGTGTACTCTATATTTATAAAAGGATCTCAACACACTGTTgttcccccttcctcctcctcttcagaaCCAGCACAGCCACTATGAGAGCGATGAAGAGCAGCAGTGCGGCCCCCAGCACGCCGAAGAGTAGTCCGTAGAACCCTGCGCCCCTCTGGAACATCTCGCACTGCTGGCCCTGGTACTGCACCAGTGGAGACGAATCACAACTGCGCATGGAGCAACAGGATTAGCATCAGCAGGAGGAATGTTGATGCCACCACTAGGGGGCCTCTCACTCAAATTTGGCAGAGAAAAATCTGATGCaaaaatggatttaaaaaaagttgtgaaaatgaaaaattgatAAACTGATGTTAGTATAGAACCACATCTATCCTTACACACAATTGGGCCCAGTCTTCATATTACTGCACTGTCCGTGCTGGTTGCAGTAGTCAGGGTGTGTTTTACAGTAGCCTGAACACTGCCAGACCCCGTTGATTATCTCCAGGGTGTAGTTGGAAAAATCCAGGTCGCAAGACATGAATGGCTTCAAATTTGAAATGTCTGTACAGAAACACTCAGTCACTTCAATATCTCAGTCCTCAACatgtttttaaggcaatgagCACCACATTTTAGACTCCCTGCCCCTTTAAGAAAGTAAGAGGTCTAAGAAGGAAAATATGCTGTGGACAGAATAACTGTGTTTTACATCTTTAGATTTCAGTGAACtttcaattcattttaattatattatgcAGTATGCAAACATTTGAATGATACTTTGACAATAATCAATATTTCCTTGGTAATTATTGGTTGTTAATATGAAATGGTTTAAACCAAAAATGTCTGGTTTCCCTTGTACTCACTCTTTATGTTTGATGCTTGCAGAATAATATTGGTATCCTGAATGGCGATAGGTCCAACGGTTTGATTCAGATTTCTTATATTTTCTGTGTCGCTAAAAATTGCCTCTAATGTGTGCTTCAGACCCTTATTCAGGAACATAATTTCCGAGTTGTTGTTAGGATAGTTGTACTGAGCCACGCTCTCAGCAATAATGCTTCCATTCCTGGAGGGGAAAATGTTCTAATAAGATAATTTGTTCATAGAGAATACTTttaaatacagtacacacagtgccctccataatgtttggggctAAAGTGATACTAAAAGGCtttacatttgaatggatctctatgggaattggggggtgggactagattcagctctaaattatgctgatacagtgtAGAACACATTTGGTGGCTAAATGGGTTTAAGTCATCaggggtccaaggtatcaaatgagactgaaaccactgtgctgctgccagatatgcagtagatatgaaaatgattgtttctcctgaatatctTTAATTCAATtggaaaatttgtcaggagagacaattattttcatattcccattcattgaaatgtaaaGAATTTTAGtctcgcttgtaggacaacctgaaaataagataggTCACAGATATCAGGAAGTTATGGCAGGCAAgtaatatgcaacaaaatactaaacatgactactttcatttacataacattggtGTATCCCaattgaaatggggggggggggggggggggggctatgaaCGACTATGAACTCTAACTATAAACACTGCTATATTTTCTAAATggggaaaccaaaatgtataaagatgccctttattaaagactgacaatgtgcactttaaccacattttgTACAATTTTCAAATTGTGGAGCACagtggcaaataaataaataatgggtctcaacgttatggagggcactgtatacaCCTCACCCACCctcctccatacacacacacacacacacacacagctgatttACTAAAACACAGAAGGAAAGATGAGCTATAATAATTTGTGGAATTAATAGATTTACATATCGTCCAAATAACCAAAGAATAGGATTTCATAGAATAAGAACAGAGTAACCAACAGCTGACAGGATTATATGCTAGGAGTTTTAACTAATTGGAAAGTACCTTCAGTAATTCCCTGACAAAAAACATTATAATATTTAGAAATTAACCAAAGATTTTCTGTTATTGTTGACGTCCCTTACTTGAGCGCAATGACTTCCACATCTTTAAAGTTTCGAGGATCTGCTTGATTACAGAGAACACCAAGCTGTAGAAACAAAAGTGAGAGTACTGGTTTATGTTCATATGAATTCAGTGACACCTTCACACAACACTTGGAAATATACTATATGTACATACCTGAGGTTTTAAGCGGTTGATTAAATCTTTTGATATGGTTGAGTTGATCATTTCATATCCAGGAATGAAATCACGTAGAATTCTGAGTGTGATGTTCACTCCAAGGGTTGGTCCTGATGTGCTGTCTAGAGAGATGTTTTTTCTTAGTTAAAAAGAGCAATGCATCATGCCAAGGTGTCAATAATTCACATCACCATCAAATCTCTCAGAAATTGTAGCAATGTAGCAATTGAAAATTCAACATTAttgttgaattattattatgttgaGGAATTATGACATTCATTACTGACTTACTTATCAAATAATTGTTGAACAAAaggattttgtttattttaaataacaaaattctAAATTTTTATGACAGGATCCTCACCAACGAAACACTTTGGCCCTGTGAGCAGTGAGTAATCAGGTCTGAATATGATCTCAGATAATGGCAATAATCGGGCCATCCTATAGCACATTTtatgtattcatgttttttctcAGTTTAAAAAGATTAAGTGGATAGATTTCTTCATAGAAATCACAAGTGAAATATTTATCACATAGCATATGTGATACATTTAATGCTCTGCCTCAAAATGTATCGTAATATTTTCAATTATGTTCTTGATATTTCTTGTTTATTCAGGGGATTTCCATCAACTGCAACATAAAtatagaaaatgtgaaaatgtttggTTGGTGCGTAATGGGGGtcaaacgtgtgtgtgtttctgtgtgtgtgccggcgtgtgtgtgtctgtctcaatggGGGAGGCCTAGCAGACCTCATACAGCTATAAGATACCAAACTTTGCAAcagacctggggcctcatttataaaactgtgcgtaggattcacgtcaaaaggttgcgtaagcatgaaacctaggacgtgcgtacgcaaaaaaatattctgatttataaaacagtgcatacgcacatCCCaagccagttttcctttataaatcacaatcaactctaaatgtggcgcaactttgccagcttcatgtcccgcccacagttgcctataaataggcagtgaaacacccctaatgaatatgcatttcacgaagacgacaatggcaaacgctaaaaagaaggccaagaaaagggatttcagccatttgattgcctctgaaaagctacaggtgtgggaattatcctgattgattgtaaatgacgaacagttctgcacaacgaatgtgatgatgacgatgataataataacaataataatacacgttatttgtctagcaccattgaaaacacagttacaaaattaagagataaaacgaacaaaaatgtataacaataaacacattataaaacataatatatgaatatgataacaatatatgaaactatatacatttgttagctggacccatatcttaaatattctatagtcctttctgtgaaatcctgttccgagcaattgttgctatgtttctagtgtggggaggctatacattgccatagactgtcaattgctacccaactcatttgcatagctgataactcaaaaactatgaattgtttcaaaatgaaagggggtatacatttactctatatacccatatctttaatattctacagtcctttctgtgaaatcctggtctgagcaattgttgctgtgtttctagtgtggggtggccatacgttgctattgactgtcaattcacaagcagctcatttgcatagctgataactcaaaaactataaattgtttcaaaatgaaagggggtatacatttactctatatacccatatctttaatattctacagtcctttcctggaaacaattggctaaatgattccattataaacacatacctgtcatttttaatcagaacaGTACCCGAAAAAATTATTCTTGCAGTCTACTTGCAGTCTTGCAGTCTTCCACTCTACATTTGTTAGCCAGGAACTGTATAGTTTGTACTGCGAGACAATTGAGGTCTTGCcaaatttaccaaatttaaaaagaaattggtggagatttaaatttgtccttgttccagtgaatttagatttgttacattggaccatgattcatattacaatggaacattgcaggatattagagggaaaaatatttttaaaagcaatattaatggattcactgaagcaccacaactcatctttattagcagttcttgaccgtctctcactctatttatctttacagtattttggcattacaggaaaactacatccagtaaattttgtttttgaatatgctCACCAATGTCCTTCCTTTCCAGGTCAGTTAGATGGCAGCAGCTGTGGACTTTacgtttgtgttttcaaaaagtataatACTTGATAGTAATCAGTTAAATTGCAGTCCAAGTAAAATGCGAAAGGTTGTCCTAGatgacttaacttaaaattaaatactcatTAGAATTAGCCCAACAGTAAATCCTCCTTACAATTAAGGCCTCGGTTTGTTTCCAAGTCCCATCTGTGTCCCTACTTACTTCCCACTgccatattgtcatttttttcccccttgtcttcatcacaatcatactgcagcgctgagacaccccccacatactgccccaggactgccacctccttcatctgcaccctgccaatctcacacacattcaaacccatcacatgaacaaattgttcataattaattgttaattgttttatctgaccatcattgtcacccgtaagccagccagaggaggatgggccCCCCCACTtaagtctg from Conger conger chromosome 14, fConCon1.1, whole genome shotgun sequence encodes:
- the LOC133109443 gene encoding mucin-4, giving the protein MINSTISKDLINRLKPQLGVLCNQADPRNFKDVEVIALKNGSIIAESVAQYNYPNNNSEIMFLNKGLKHTLEAIFSDTENIRNLNQTVGPIAIQDTNIILQASNIKNISNLKPFMSCDLDFSNYTLEIINGVWQCSGYCKTHPDYCNQHGQCSNMKTGPNCVCDSSPLVQYQGQQCEMFQRGAGFYGLLFGVLGAALLLFIALIVAVLVLKRRRKGEQQFSSNLHNRRFMFPNEDFFNFSNTDLINRDPESTGLSGRAGRYDLDDHQIFPNAPNRGSFRPLPENPYKSSKMRFEHPEGLPSSTDQ